From Ignavibacteriales bacterium, one genomic window encodes:
- a CDS encoding BamA/TamA family outer membrane protein: MHRLVLALVITALSFSFLCGQTQGNTKDSVHTTSARIFPLPILFYTPETGVAGGAAALLVYRDPFAPRASSVTADLIYTEKKQIVIELSGDQYFGQGGYRLLSDIKFQKYPNKFFGTGNATASVDEENYTQTSFRVKASLYAGIFPRVNAGPVIHYETVSMSDVEPGKFISSSTIAGRSGGVSSGLGFVANWDSRDNTFAAFSGSFYQVTALFYQRAFGSNYNYSALQFDFRNFFEVTPGHVLALKASGDFTGGDVPFQNLARFGGQDFLRGYFDGRYRDYHAAGIQAEYRLPVWWRFGLVGFAGVAQVANRISQFGLGRFWFAGGAGIRFAWNPEERVNLRLDYGIGNNSDGIYITMTEAF; encoded by the coding sequence ATGCATCGCCTTGTTCTCGCCCTGGTGATTACGGCTCTGAGCTTCTCGTTTCTGTGCGGACAGACTCAGGGCAATACCAAGGACTCGGTACACACCACCTCCGCAAGAATCTTTCCGCTCCCCATACTCTTCTACACACCGGAGACTGGTGTGGCAGGGGGAGCTGCGGCTTTGTTGGTCTACCGTGATCCGTTCGCTCCCCGTGCCTCAAGCGTTACGGCCGACCTCATCTACACAGAAAAGAAGCAGATTGTCATAGAGCTTAGCGGCGATCAGTACTTCGGACAAGGGGGCTATCGTCTGCTCTCCGATATCAAGTTTCAGAAATATCCGAACAAGTTTTTCGGCACCGGAAACGCGACGGCTTCGGTAGACGAAGAGAACTACACGCAAACGTCGTTTCGTGTCAAAGCGTCGTTGTATGCGGGTATTTTCCCCCGGGTCAATGCCGGACCCGTCATACACTATGAGACCGTTTCAATGAGCGATGTCGAACCCGGGAAATTCATCTCTTCCAGCACCATCGCCGGGAGGAGCGGAGGTGTTTCATCCGGCCTTGGATTCGTCGCAAACTGGGATTCCCGCGATAACACCTTCGCGGCATTTTCCGGCAGTTTTTACCAGGTCACCGCTCTTTTCTACCAGCGTGCTTTCGGAAGCAACTACAACTATTCCGCTCTACAGTTTGATTTCCGAAATTTCTTTGAGGTGACCCCGGGTCATGTGCTTGCATTGAAGGCAAGCGGTGATTTCACGGGGGGCGATGTGCCGTTTCAGAATCTGGCACGCTTTGGCGGACAAGACTTCCTGCGCGGATATTTCGACGGTCGCTACAGGGATTACCATGCGGCTGGCATTCAGGCTGAGTACCGGCTTCCTGTCTGGTGGCGCTTCGGACTCGTTGGCTTTGCAGGCGTCGCCCAGGTCGCCAACCGAATCAGTCAATTTGGACTAGGAAGATTCTGGTTCGCGGGGGGGGCCGGAATCCGGTTCGCGTGGAATCCCGAGGAACGGGTAAACCTCAGGCTTGATTATGGAATTGGCAATAATTCCGATGGGATCTACATTACGATGACGGAAGCTTTTTGA
- a CDS encoding sugar ABC transporter substrate-binding protein: protein MRQTTFIALLLSISLLSCGKKSDEIVLQDWNFGGRPRLIEFLRQRVYSFEKSHPGIKVVQSDKSWNMIREILYADFAAGAGPDVMNTHSNFAAEFGEAGYYYPINKFPDFEQVRQWYVPQLLESTKYKDNYYGLPSSAIAFVLCCNKELFDKEGIAPPKTWSQFREAAKRLTKDTDGDGVIDQYGLVVMGGDKGGFAYRTIPFFLKAGVDVMSEDLKKIKFNSPMGVAALKLFADMYQVDHSITPGFLAYGHSETNDLFCSNKAAMSIEGPWFRGMVNDKNPGKDMYVVAIPVPDNMIAQYDTAPTLQDMVMYSINANSKHLPEAWELLKHLRNEEADMYWITQDLGATATTKGALSSREAQSVKDIQLYINELNHARPWPPHPSMVAIASNVFTPYCQKAIVGELSPKAALDAAAKEAQEIIDEKK, encoded by the coding sequence ATGAGACAAACGACATTCATAGCCCTGCTTCTTTCCATCTCCCTTCTTTCCTGCGGGAAGAAGAGTGATGAGATCGTGCTCCAGGATTGGAATTTCGGCGGCAGGCCCAGGCTTATCGAATTCCTGAGGCAGCGCGTGTACTCCTTTGAGAAATCGCATCCCGGCATCAAGGTGGTCCAGAGTGACAAGAGCTGGAACATGATACGGGAGATTCTGTATGCGGATTTCGCCGCCGGGGCTGGACCGGATGTTATGAATACGCATTCGAATTTCGCTGCCGAATTCGGAGAAGCCGGTTACTATTATCCGATCAACAAGTTCCCGGATTTCGAACAGGTCAGGCAGTGGTATGTTCCGCAGCTCCTCGAGTCGACGAAATACAAAGACAATTACTATGGCCTTCCCTCCAGCGCCATCGCCTTCGTTCTTTGCTGCAACAAGGAGTTGTTCGACAAAGAAGGAATCGCGCCGCCAAAGACCTGGTCGCAGTTCCGCGAAGCGGCGAAGCGGTTGACAAAGGACACGGATGGGGACGGTGTCATCGATCAATACGGCCTCGTCGTGATGGGAGGAGACAAGGGGGGATTTGCCTATCGCACAATCCCGTTCTTCCTCAAAGCCGGCGTCGACGTGATGTCGGAGGATCTGAAGAAGATCAAGTTCAATTCACCGATGGGTGTCGCTGCTCTCAAGCTGTTTGCGGACATGTATCAGGTGGATCATTCGATCACGCCGGGATTTCTGGCATATGGACATTCCGAGACAAACGATCTCTTCTGCAGCAACAAGGCGGCGATGAGCATCGAGGGACCATGGTTCAGAGGAATGGTGAATGACAAGAATCCGGGCAAAGACATGTATGTGGTGGCGATACCGGTTCCGGACAACATGATCGCGCAGTATGACACTGCTCCGACGTTGCAGGACATGGTAATGTATTCGATCAATGCGAACTCGAAACATCTGCCTGAGGCCTGGGAGCTTCTCAAGCACCTGAGAAACGAAGAAGCCGATATGTACTGGATCACACAGGATCTTGGAGCTACCGCGACGACAAAAGGCGCCCTGAGCAGCCGCGAGGCTCAAAGCGTGAAAGACATTCAGCTTTACATCAACGAACTCAACCACGCACGTCCCTGGCCGCCACACCCCTCGATGGTCGCAATCGCCAGCAACGTCTTCACGCCGTACTGCCAGAAAGCGATCGTGGGAGAGCTATCGCCAAAGGCGGCTCTCGATGCGGCAGCAAAAGAGGCACAAGAAATCATCGACGAAAAGAAATGA
- a CDS encoding DUF2961 domain-containing protein, whose product MKIGILIVRVTLASVLALPAASQELYKAPSKGSHTRWVSPENPTGQKGKGGQTNKGAKGNAFFTVKPGAQQILFDVKGAGIIRRMWMSGTIPRNEEQRRLVRIDMYWDNARKPAVSAPIGDFFGVGLGLVVPFENELFSNPEGRSFNFTIPMPFRTAAKIVVTNESSSHALIWYDIDYITLEQLPLDAMYFHAYWSRDTKTTLGRDFEILPTVEGVGRYLGTNIGVLSDSLCRGMWFGEGEVKVYLDGDSTSPTLVQTGTEDYIGSGWGQGEFHGRYSGSLVADKANDIYAFYRYHIPDPVYFHRDCRVTIQQIGSASTATLRRLMAKGAELKPVWVFDAHGEPDVLKIKGRAPDQIRLLDSANVPDIQSPFFPNGAVNYYRRDDVSATAYFYLNKPASSLPPLAEPELRVVHMREVVWSKVTKKY is encoded by the coding sequence ATGAAGATTGGAATTCTCATTGTACGCGTGACGTTAGCGTCCGTTTTGGCCCTGCCTGCCGCCTCTCAGGAACTCTACAAGGCTCCTTCAAAAGGATCACATACTCGATGGGTCAGTCCTGAAAACCCGACAGGCCAGAAGGGAAAAGGTGGCCAGACGAACAAGGGAGCAAAGGGGAATGCGTTCTTCACTGTGAAGCCGGGTGCACAACAGATTTTGTTTGATGTCAAAGGAGCCGGTATCATCCGCCGGATGTGGATGAGCGGGACTATCCCGCGGAACGAGGAGCAGCGAAGGCTTGTGCGCATTGACATGTACTGGGACAATGCAAGGAAACCTGCGGTCTCTGCTCCAATCGGTGATTTCTTTGGCGTTGGATTGGGATTGGTCGTGCCATTCGAAAATGAGCTCTTCAGCAATCCCGAAGGACGATCGTTTAACTTCACTATTCCTATGCCCTTTCGTACAGCGGCAAAAATTGTCGTCACGAATGAGTCATCCTCCCATGCGTTGATCTGGTATGACATTGACTATATCACGCTGGAACAACTGCCGCTCGATGCGATGTATTTCCATGCATATTGGAGCCGAGACACGAAGACAACACTGGGGAGAGATTTTGAAATCCTCCCTACAGTGGAAGGAGTGGGAAGGTACCTGGGTACAAACATCGGTGTTCTGAGTGATTCTCTCTGCCGCGGCATGTGGTTTGGGGAGGGTGAAGTGAAAGTGTACCTTGACGGCGACTCGACGTCGCCTACGCTCGTACAAACCGGCACGGAGGACTATATTGGCTCGGGTTGGGGGCAGGGAGAATTCCACGGAAGATACAGCGGGTCGCTCGTTGCAGACAAAGCAAATGATATCTACGCTTTTTATCGTTATCATATACCAGATCCGGTGTACTTTCACCGCGATTGCCGTGTGACTATTCAACAGATAGGCAGCGCATCCACGGCCACCCTGCGGCGGTTGATGGCAAAGGGTGCAGAACTCAAACCGGTGTGGGTGTTCGATGCGCATGGTGAACCGGATGTTCTCAAAATCAAGGGAAGAGCACCCGACCAGATTCGTCTGCTGGACAGCGCCAATGTACCCGACATCCAGAGTCCGTTCTTCCCCAACGGCGCAGTCAATTACTATCGCCGTGACGATGTATCTGCAACCGCGTATTTCTATCTGAACAAGCCAGCCAGCTCCCTCCCTCCGCTTGCGGAACCTGAACTTCGCGTTGTACACATGAGAGAGGTTGTATGGAGCAAGGTGACGAAAAAGTATTGA
- a CDS encoding carbohydrate ABC transporter permease — translation MKKFLLSILMIVLALLVLLPVLWTFSTSLKPLSEVNKCPPEWISPAMSLRPYSDMFFYLPFSTYTLNSLIVATCSTMLTLIVGSLAAFSFSRFTFAGKRVLLLVFLLSQMLPGASVIIPLFQLLQRAGLYDTYYGLILVHTAVLLPFVIWLLYGFFQTIPREIEDAALIDGCSRMTALRRIILPLALPGIGATALFSFLGSWNEFFFALILTSSDSTRTIPVGIGLFVGEYLDVWNQMAAAAILFSIPPLVLFTLTRKTFIKGLVAGAGK, via the coding sequence ATGAAGAAGTTTCTCCTCTCGATACTGATGATTGTGCTCGCACTCCTCGTGTTGCTCCCGGTGCTCTGGACATTCTCCACATCGCTGAAGCCTCTGAGCGAGGTGAACAAATGTCCGCCGGAGTGGATCAGTCCGGCGATGAGCCTCAGACCGTACAGCGATATGTTCTTTTATCTTCCCTTTTCCACGTATACGTTGAACAGCTTGATTGTCGCCACCTGTTCGACGATGTTGACCCTGATTGTTGGAAGCCTGGCGGCTTTCTCCTTCTCACGGTTCACGTTCGCGGGGAAGCGCGTGCTGCTCCTCGTGTTCCTGTTATCACAAATGCTCCCCGGTGCGTCGGTCATCATCCCGTTGTTTCAATTGCTTCAGAGGGCGGGATTGTACGACACGTACTATGGATTGATACTTGTTCATACGGCAGTGCTTCTTCCCTTCGTCATATGGCTGTTGTACGGATTTTTCCAGACAATCCCGCGAGAGATTGAAGATGCAGCGCTCATTGACGGCTGCTCGAGAATGACAGCGCTTCGACGGATTATCCTTCCGCTTGCGCTGCCGGGCATTGGCGCAACAGCGTTGTTTTCTTTCCTTGGCTCATGGAACGAGTTCTTCTTTGCTCTTATTCTCACATCATCTGATTCAACGAGGACAATTCCTGTCGGGATCGGCCTTTTCGTAGGCGAGTACCTCGATGTCTGGAACCAGATGGCTGCGGCGGCGATTCTCTTCAGTATTCCGCCGCTGGTTCTCTTTACGCTCACACGCAAGACGTTTATTAAGGGCCTGGTCGCCGGAGCCGGCAAGTGA
- a CDS encoding sugar ABC transporter permease — protein sequence MKKSTPYLLLIPALLFTVFILVYPLVQNLINSFSDVSMITGRHGWVGFHNYGHIVEDPLFWKSFRNTSVYAVVGTLLALIIGLGFALLLNLKLGKITTIMGCLYTVPWVISPVVAGFAWKWLLNDNFGVANYWLAYLGLAKIGTTWLGNPGTALLCVMLARIWQFYPFAMVMFLAGLQSIPQEQYEAAAVDGATMIRRFFHITLPNLKGVTSVMLVLGIIWSFNDFNMVFVMTRGGPMNTSMVLPVLVREFSFVHFDLGRGSALSMIIFVLLTTLSFLYLKTVSRGESA from the coding sequence ATGAAGAAGTCGACGCCATACCTCCTCCTGATCCCGGCACTGCTGTTCACAGTGTTCATACTCGTCTATCCGCTGGTACAGAACCTGATCAATAGTTTCAGCGACGTCAGTATGATCACCGGGCGACACGGGTGGGTGGGATTCCACAACTACGGGCACATCGTTGAGGACCCGTTGTTCTGGAAATCGTTCAGGAATACTTCGGTGTACGCGGTCGTGGGAACCCTGTTGGCACTGATCATAGGACTCGGGTTCGCCCTCCTGCTTAACCTCAAACTGGGCAAAATCACCACGATCATGGGATGTTTGTACACGGTTCCCTGGGTCATTTCACCGGTTGTCGCTGGATTCGCCTGGAAATGGCTGCTGAACGACAATTTCGGGGTTGCAAACTACTGGCTGGCGTATCTTGGCCTTGCAAAGATCGGAACGACATGGCTCGGGAATCCCGGGACTGCGCTCTTGTGCGTCATGCTCGCCCGGATCTGGCAGTTTTATCCGTTCGCGATGGTGATGTTTCTCGCCGGACTGCAATCGATCCCGCAGGAACAGTATGAAGCGGCGGCTGTCGACGGCGCGACGATGATTCGGAGATTTTTCCATATTACTCTTCCAAACCTGAAAGGCGTTACTTCCGTGATGCTCGTCCTTGGAATCATCTGGAGCTTTAACGATTTCAACATGGTGTTCGTGATGACGCGGGGAGGACCGATGAACACGTCGATGGTGCTTCCGGTCCTTGTCAGGGAATTCTCTTTTGTCCATTTCGATCTGGGAAGAGGATCTGCTCTTTCGATGATCATATTCGTCCTTCTGACGACGTTATCCTTCCTCTACCTGAAGACGGTTTCCCGCGGGGAGTCGGCATGA
- a CDS encoding PfkB family carbohydrate kinase — translation MHHDELNALLTRIRNCRIGIIGDFCLDAYLLLEPAASETSLETGLSTRPVRTQRYSLGAAGNVVSNLQAMGVGTLRAFGVIGEDPFGREMSQLLSSKGVDITGLLVQREQWDSHVYMKPYERQQEQHRLDFGNFNALHPSTSALLIEAVSAALPSLDLVIINQQVQHGIHTNEFRNELRALVHKHPGKDFIADSRHFPDEYAGCMRKINTQEASRLFGLDPATMGAAELESLAKSLFQRWRKPIFLTRGENGCVVCDGTGYKEVPGLLILSPVDPVGAGDSMLAGIAASMAVGADPLQAAELGSLVAGVTVQKLMQTGTATAEEILKLGANPDRRYKPDLARQIRKAVYHSNTEIEIVSSLPPHRSFTHVIFDHDGTLSTLRQGWELIMEPMMVRAILGESEREADEALHAHVVTSVRDYIDKTTGMQTLAQMKGLVSLIQRFKCVPESEILDESGYKRLYNDELSTLVKGRIQKLERHELSVNDYTIKNAFELLNRLHRNGVVLYLASGTDREDVEREAAILGYGDLFGGRIYGAVGDVSFEAKRMVLEKILADIGDTAREHILTFGDGPVEIRETHKRGGYTVGVASDEIRRHGLNSSKRTRLIEAGADLIVPDYAQMEQLLGLLFE, via the coding sequence ATGCACCACGACGAACTGAACGCTCTTCTCACCAGGATTCGGAACTGCCGGATCGGCATTATCGGCGATTTCTGCCTCGATGCGTATTTGCTTCTTGAGCCAGCAGCTTCCGAAACCTCGCTGGAAACAGGACTCTCGACAAGACCCGTTCGAACCCAACGCTATTCACTCGGAGCTGCCGGAAACGTCGTCAGCAATCTGCAGGCAATGGGAGTAGGAACGCTGCGCGCCTTTGGTGTTATCGGTGAGGATCCGTTCGGGCGGGAAATGAGTCAGCTTCTTTCTTCCAAAGGTGTTGACATCACGGGCTTGTTGGTACAACGGGAGCAATGGGACTCCCACGTCTACATGAAGCCTTACGAGCGCCAGCAGGAGCAACACCGCCTCGACTTCGGCAATTTCAACGCTCTACACCCTTCCACCTCAGCCTTGCTGATTGAAGCCGTCTCTGCTGCGCTCCCTTCACTGGACCTTGTTATCATTAACCAGCAAGTCCAACACGGCATCCATACGAATGAATTCAGAAATGAACTTCGGGCCCTCGTGCACAAACACCCCGGGAAGGACTTCATTGCCGATTCGCGGCATTTTCCGGATGAGTACGCCGGTTGCATGCGAAAGATCAATACGCAGGAAGCTTCCCGGCTCTTCGGGCTCGACCCCGCAACGATGGGTGCTGCCGAGCTTGAGAGTCTCGCCAAATCGCTTTTCCAGCGATGGAGAAAGCCGATATTCCTGACGCGTGGAGAAAATGGCTGCGTCGTCTGTGACGGGACGGGATACAAAGAGGTTCCGGGACTTCTGATTCTCTCCCCTGTGGATCCGGTCGGTGCCGGGGACAGCATGCTTGCAGGGATCGCAGCATCAATGGCTGTGGGGGCCGATCCGCTTCAGGCTGCAGAGCTTGGAAGTCTTGTCGCCGGCGTCACAGTTCAAAAACTCATGCAAACCGGGACTGCGACCGCTGAAGAGATACTGAAACTCGGCGCCAATCCCGACCGCCGCTACAAACCCGACCTGGCCCGCCAGATTCGAAAAGCTGTCTATCATTCGAATACCGAAATAGAGATTGTCAGCTCTCTTCCTCCCCATCGATCGTTCACCCACGTGATTTTCGACCACGACGGTACGCTCTCCACACTCCGCCAGGGATGGGAACTGATCATGGAACCGATGATGGTACGGGCGATCCTTGGTGAGAGCGAACGAGAAGCAGACGAAGCGCTCCATGCACACGTCGTTACCTCCGTGCGGGACTACATTGACAAGACGACCGGAATGCAGACGCTCGCACAGATGAAAGGGCTTGTGAGTCTGATTCAACGATTCAAATGTGTTCCGGAATCAGAAATCCTTGATGAATCCGGCTACAAACGGTTGTACAACGACGAATTGTCGACGCTTGTGAAAGGGCGCATACAGAAGCTCGAGCGGCACGAACTGAGCGTCAATGATTACACCATCAAGAACGCTTTCGAACTGCTGAATCGTTTACATCGAAACGGTGTCGTTCTGTATCTCGCCAGCGGGACTGATCGTGAAGATGTTGAGCGCGAAGCCGCGATACTCGGGTACGGAGATCTCTTTGGCGGCAGAATCTACGGAGCTGTCGGCGACGTGTCGTTCGAAGCAAAACGGATGGTGCTTGAGAAAATTCTTGCCGACATCGGCGATACAGCGCGCGAACATATCCTGACGTTCGGCGACGGGCCTGTCGAAATCCGGGAGACGCACAAACGCGGCGGTTACACCGTCGGCGTCGCGAGTGACGAGATCCGGCGACACGGCCTCAACAGCTCGAAACGGACGCGGCTCATCGAGGCAGGGGCTGATCTCATTGTTCCGGACTACGCCCAAATGGAACAACTGCTGGGACTTCTGTTCGAGTGA
- a CDS encoding M20/M25/M40 family metallo-hydrolase translates to MNQSELSTIASRARRIVEVLATKYPSRHGRFPHVLNAAGDFIEQEFCSLGYVVESQSYECEGAKVRNLIAEKQGSRPDQSCIIVGAHYDTVVGTPGADDNASGVAGLLELARLLKDQSVQRTVKFVAFPHEEPPYFYTHLMGSRQYAQGLKQQGENVLVMLALEMLGYAGENYRQIYPAPLMRLLGRYPKYGNYIALVGNLKSLGMMSVVRKAMRDHRAIGVESLTAPGFIPPLFLSDHSSFWKAGFPALMVTDTAFLRNPHYHKESDTPDRLNYEFLASVVSSVYIAVQSLDNQP, encoded by the coding sequence ATGAATCAATCCGAATTGTCCACTATTGCCTCACGAGCCCGCAGAATCGTCGAGGTTCTCGCCACCAAGTACCCATCCCGACATGGTCGTTTCCCTCATGTGCTGAATGCCGCCGGTGATTTCATCGAGCAGGAGTTTTGCAGCCTTGGCTATGTTGTGGAATCGCAATCGTATGAATGCGAAGGCGCAAAGGTCCGGAACCTGATTGCGGAGAAACAAGGAAGCAGGCCAGATCAATCGTGCATCATTGTTGGTGCGCACTATGACACGGTCGTCGGCACGCCTGGAGCAGATGACAACGCCAGCGGTGTCGCTGGACTTCTCGAACTCGCCCGTCTCCTGAAGGATCAATCGGTTCAACGCACAGTCAAGTTCGTCGCGTTTCCGCATGAAGAACCTCCCTACTTCTATACTCATCTGATGGGGAGCCGGCAGTACGCGCAGGGGTTGAAGCAGCAGGGAGAGAATGTGCTGGTAATGCTCGCTCTGGAAATGCTTGGGTATGCAGGGGAGAACTATCGGCAGATCTATCCGGCACCATTGATGCGATTGCTTGGCCGCTATCCGAAGTACGGCAACTACATTGCTCTCGTCGGGAACCTGAAAAGCCTTGGCATGATGTCGGTTGTACGAAAGGCGATGCGTGACCATCGGGCAATCGGCGTGGAAAGTCTCACCGCGCCCGGTTTCATTCCCCCGCTGTTTCTATCCGATCACTCCTCGTTCTGGAAAGCTGGTTTCCCGGCGCTGATGGTCACCGATACTGCCTTTCTCCGCAATCCGCACTATCATAAGGAAAGCGATACGCCAGATAGATTGAATTACGAATTTCTTGCCAGCGTAGTCTCCTCAGTTTACATAGCAGTCCAATCATTAGATAATCAGCCCTAA
- a CDS encoding S9 family peptidase — protein MKQRIFVRYLILSLLMLTLAVFASAQQKKRLTFDQIYRGAETGLTAQLPNITGWEDDSHYLEMRRKEGEPAKYYSVDAKSGKEKEVPPKTADLSQFKDVVGSDVNVNFPAAVNEARTRVIYVKDKDLYLLSTATKEFKRLTQSPAEEKNPTLSPDGNYVAFTRDNNLFAVDLNSGKEIQYTSDGAKLVYNGYASWVYMEEILGRATRYRAFWWAPDSKKLAFMRFDDSKVPVFPLYSADGQHGYLEETAYPKPGDPNPEVRVGIVPSAGGNVVWADFNEKDDQYFGTPFWTPDSKELWAQWMNRGQDDLKIIGVDPASGKKHEIYAEHQASWVEWFEKIEFLKNNKGFIVKTDKDGWMHLYLYGMDGKLKNRITEGKWQVTDILLVDEEEGLVYFSARKEASTRTDLYKVKMNGKGLTRLTFGEFTHSVRFSPKGGYFITTYSNVAAPQKMAVCNDDGKMLREIGDAKGKEFDNYDLAKTELVYMTTPDGYKLPAVITLPFDLDPNKKYPVLISVYGGPNSGTVFDGWKGTGNQWYAEQGMIQIAIDHRGAGHHGKEGVALMHRCLGKWEMNDYVEWVKWLRTKSYADPKRVGITGGSYGGYVTAMALTFGSEYFTFGIASSSPTDWKLYDTHYTERFMDTPAENPEGYKAGSVMTYADKYKNGLRIVHGTLDDNVHMQNSIQLVDKLEDLGKNFELMLYPNGRHGWGGAKSVHSRVEAARFWYKNLLEKPFPDDEYAKLYQMGRPGGRPVVGRPQ, from the coding sequence ATGAAACAACGAATCTTTGTAAGGTATCTGATTCTTTCGCTTCTGATGCTGACGCTTGCCGTGTTCGCCTCGGCGCAGCAGAAGAAGCGTCTGACGTTCGACCAGATCTATCGTGGAGCGGAAACCGGCCTGACGGCACAGCTTCCGAACATCACGGGCTGGGAAGACGATTCGCACTATCTGGAAATGAGGCGGAAAGAAGGGGAGCCGGCGAAATACTATTCCGTCGACGCAAAGTCCGGGAAAGAAAAGGAAGTGCCGCCGAAGACCGCCGATCTCAGCCAGTTCAAGGATGTTGTCGGTTCCGATGTCAACGTGAATTTCCCTGCAGCAGTTAACGAGGCTCGAACAAGAGTCATCTACGTGAAGGATAAGGATCTGTACCTCCTCAGCACCGCGACAAAAGAGTTCAAGCGCCTGACGCAATCGCCGGCTGAGGAGAAGAATCCTACACTCTCTCCGGACGGCAACTATGTTGCGTTCACGCGCGACAACAACCTGTTCGCCGTTGACCTCAACAGTGGAAAAGAAATCCAGTACACGTCAGACGGGGCAAAGCTAGTTTATAACGGCTATGCTTCGTGGGTGTATATGGAGGAAATACTTGGCCGGGCCACCCGGTACAGGGCCTTCTGGTGGGCGCCTGACAGCAAGAAGCTGGCCTTCATGCGTTTCGATGATTCGAAAGTTCCGGTGTTTCCTCTTTACAGCGCGGATGGCCAGCACGGATACCTGGAGGAAACGGCATATCCGAAACCGGGCGATCCAAATCCCGAAGTGCGTGTAGGAATAGTCCCGTCAGCCGGAGGGAATGTCGTCTGGGCCGATTTCAATGAGAAAGACGATCAGTATTTCGGAACGCCGTTCTGGACACCTGACAGTAAAGAGCTCTGGGCGCAGTGGATGAACCGGGGTCAGGACGACCTGAAGATTATTGGCGTTGATCCCGCGTCCGGAAAGAAACATGAGATCTATGCCGAGCATCAGGCCTCATGGGTTGAATGGTTTGAAAAGATCGAGTTCCTGAAGAACAACAAAGGATTCATCGTCAAGACTGACAAGGACGGATGGATGCATCTTTACCTGTACGGTATGGATGGGAAGCTCAAAAACCGGATCACCGAAGGAAAGTGGCAGGTGACCGACATCCTCCTGGTTGATGAAGAAGAAGGGCTGGTCTATTTCTCGGCAAGGAAAGAAGCCTCCACGCGAACCGATCTCTACAAGGTGAAAATGAACGGAAAAGGATTGACCCGTCTGACGTTCGGGGAGTTTACTCATTCCGTGCGGTTCTCACCGAAAGGCGGATACTTCATTACGACCTATTCGAACGTGGCCGCGCCGCAGAAAATGGCTGTCTGCAACGATGATGGGAAAATGCTCCGGGAAATCGGTGACGCAAAGGGAAAAGAATTCGACAACTATGACCTTGCGAAGACCGAGCTCGTGTATATGACCACGCCGGACGGATACAAACTCCCAGCGGTCATCACGCTTCCGTTCGACCTTGACCCGAACAAGAAGTACCCCGTGCTTATCAGCGTCTATGGCGGTCCGAATTCCGGTACGGTTTTCGATGGTTGGAAGGGAACCGGAAACCAGTGGTACGCCGAACAGGGCATGATTCAGATCGCAATTGATCATCGCGGAGCTGGCCATCACGGGAAAGAAGGAGTTGCTTTGATGCACCGGTGTCTTGGCAAATGGGAAATGAACGATTATGTCGAATGGGTGAAATGGCTGCGGACGAAATCGTACGCGGATCCCAAGAGAGTAGGCATCACGGGGGGCAGCTACGGCGGATACGTCACGGCGATGGCGCTGACCTTCGGTTCCGAGTACTTTACGTTCGGAATCGCCAGCTCTTCACCGACCGACTGGAAACTGTACGATACTCACTATACCGAACGATTCATGGACACACCCGCCGAAAATCCGGAGGGGTACAAAGCGGGTTCTGTCATGACGTACGCGGATAAGTACAAGAACGGACTTCGCATCGTTCACGGCACGCTGGATGACAACGTGCATATGCAGAACAGCATTCAATTGGTCGACAAGCTCGAGGACCTCGGAAAAAACTTTGAGCTGATGCTGTATCCAAACGGCAGGCACGGCTGGGGCGGCGCGAAATCGGTTCACTCGCGCGTGGAAGCGGCCCGGTTCTGGTACAAGAATCTGCTCGAGAAGCCGTTCCCTGATGATGAATATGCCAAGCTGTACCAAATGGGCAGACCCGGCGGCCGGCCGGTCGTCGGGCGTCCACAATAA